One part of the Athene noctua chromosome Z, bAthNoc1.hap1.1, whole genome shotgun sequence genome encodes these proteins:
- the LOC141973139 gene encoding fructose-1,6-bisphosphatase 1, with the protein MTDRSAFDTNVITMTRFVMEEGRRAKGTGEFTQLLNSLCTAIKAISTAVRKAGIANLYGIAGSTNVTGDQVKKLDILSNDLVINMLKSSFSTCVIVSEENKDAVIVEAEKQGKYIVCIDPLDGSSNIDCLVSIGTIFAIYRKMSPDEPSGKDALQPGRNLVAAGYALYGSATMLVLATSAGGVNCFMLDPAIGEFILVDRDVKIKKKGNIYSLNEGYAKYFDSAVTEYLKKKKFPEDGSSPYGGRYIGSMVADVHRTLVYGGIFLYPANSKSPKGKLRLLYECNPMAFVIEKAGGIATTGQQAILDIVPEDIHQRVPIVLGSPDDVKEYLEIVKKHSAK; encoded by the exons ATGACGGACCGCTCCGCCTTCGACACCAATGTCATCACCATGACCCGCTTCGTGATGGAGGAAGGCAGGCGGGCGAAAGGCACCGGGGAGTTTACGCAGCTCCTCAACTCCCTCTGCACGGCCATCAAAGCTATCTCCACCGCCGTCCGGAAGGCGGGCATCGCCAACCT CTATGGAATTGCTGGGTCTACGAACGTGACAGGAGATCAAGTAAAGAAGCTGGACATCCTGTCCAATGACCTGGTGATTAACATGCTCAAGTCATCCTTCAGCACATGTGTTATCgtgtcagaagaaaacaaagatgctgTGATAGTGGAAGCTGAAAAACAG GGCAAATACATAGTCTGCATAGACCCTCTAGATGGCTCATCAAACATTGACTGTCTTGTTTCCATTGGGACCATCTTTGCCATCTATAGAAAG ATGTCCCCTGATGAACCTTCTGGTAAAGATGCTTTACAACCTGGACGTAATCTTGTGGCAGCAGGTTATGCTCTCTATGGGAGTGCCACAATGTTGGTACTGGCCACTTCTGCTGGAGGTGTCAACTGTTTCATGCTGGATCCG GCAATTGGAGAATTCATTTTGGTGGATAGGGATGTGAAAAtcaaaaagaagggaaatatCTACAGTCTTAATGAAGGCTATGCTAAATACTTTGATTCTGCAGTCACGGAGTAtctcaaaaagaagaaattccCTGAG GATGGCAGTTCACCATATGGTGGGAGGTACATAGGATCTATGGTGGCTGATGTACATCGCACGCTGGTGTATGGAGGAATCTTTCTGTATCCTGCAAACTCCAAAAGTCCCAAAGGAAAG ctGAGACTGCTCTATGAATGCAATCCTATGGCTTTTGTTATTGAGAAGGCTGGGGGAATAGCAACAACTGGGCAACAAGCAATACTAGATATAGTGCCTGAGGATATCCACCAAAGAGTGCCTATTGTCTTGGGATCTCCTGATGATGTGAAGGAGTACCTTGAAATAGTCAAGAAGCATTCAGCTAAGTAA